In Arthrobacter citreus, a genomic segment contains:
- a CDS encoding SCO4848 family membrane protein: MDNGIVLPTALAVILIIGGLWSLIVWPPYLIEAYKSPKARDEKGAPTRYLTVNLMKVTTSMLFGLVAIIIGFRGLMG, encoded by the coding sequence GTGGATAACGGCATCGTCCTGCCCACCGCCCTTGCGGTCATCCTCATCATTGGCGGGCTGTGGTCCCTGATTGTCTGGCCGCCGTACCTGATCGAGGCCTACAAGAGCCCGAAGGCCCGCGATGAAAAGGGGGCACCAACCCGGTACCTGACGGTCAACCTGATGAAGGTCACCACCTCCATGCTCTTTGGATTGGTCGCCATCATTATCGGTTTCCGGGGGCTGATGGGTTAA
- a CDS encoding DUF2505 domain-containing protein — MALNASTTLSHDVRTVTDTFANEDFLRSVSEHVGGSLISVTVDGDTAGAFVLTAVRTLPTDRLPDIAKKFVGATLTVTQKENWAAPAADGSREASIELSVGGVPLKVTATQRLVAVGEDTRVDVDGKVSSSIPFLGDKIAKQAEPMIGKALTIQASQAGKWIESRKA, encoded by the coding sequence ATGGCGCTGAACGCCTCGACCACCCTGTCACACGACGTCCGCACGGTTACCGACACGTTCGCGAACGAGGATTTCCTGCGCTCCGTCAGTGAGCACGTGGGCGGTTCCCTGATTTCGGTGACCGTCGACGGCGACACGGCCGGCGCATTTGTCCTCACCGCCGTCCGCACCCTGCCGACCGACCGGCTGCCGGACATCGCCAAGAAGTTTGTCGGCGCCACCCTGACCGTGACGCAGAAGGAGAACTGGGCGGCACCGGCTGCCGACGGCTCCCGCGAGGCCAGCATTGAGCTCTCCGTGGGCGGCGTTCCGCTGAAGGTCACCGCCACCCAGCGCCTGGTCGCCGTCGGCGAAGACACCCGTGTGGACGTGGACGGCAAGGTCAGCTCCTCCATCCCCTTCCTGGGCGACAAGATCGCCAAGCAGGCCGAGCCGATGATTGGCAAGGCCCTGACCATCCAGGCCAGCCAGGCCGGCAAGTGGATCGAAAGCCGCAAGGCCTGA
- the nhaA gene encoding Na+/H+ antiporter NhaA yields MAPDQQHQHDGGAPVPPKAAGSTILGRASYPEVLRIGEILRKETVGGILLLIATVAALIWANSPASDSYFTIRDFDFGYEPWHLKLSVGEWAADGLLAVFFFLVGLELKREFVAGDLRQLSKAIVPVAAAAGGVVVPAVIYAVINAVSGSDGLRGWAIPTATDIAFALAVLAVISSHLPSALRIFLLTLAVVDDLLAITIIAFFYTDDLHLLYLGIMLVPLALFLYLAQSKRRIFATHPAAAWLILLPVGVVVWALMHASGVHATVAGVLLGFCIPVLRRGPDGKPVQPEPGKPGLAEIFEHRFRPISAGFAVPVFAFFSAGVAIGGISGLGSALTDPVALGILAGLVAGKPLGILATTWILTAATRARLDATVKWIDLFGIGILAGIGFTVSLLVNDLSFDPGTEHNDHAKVAILAASVTAALLASILLRIRNRIYRRIEEEETRDEDADGIPDVYEDDDGGR; encoded by the coding sequence ATGGCACCGGATCAGCAGCACCAGCACGACGGCGGCGCGCCCGTGCCGCCCAAGGCGGCCGGCAGCACGATTCTGGGCCGGGCCAGTTATCCGGAAGTCCTGCGCATCGGCGAAATCCTGCGCAAGGAAACGGTCGGCGGGATCCTGCTGCTGATCGCCACGGTGGCGGCGCTGATCTGGGCCAACTCCCCGGCGTCGGACTCCTACTTCACCATCCGCGATTTCGACTTTGGCTACGAACCGTGGCATCTGAAGCTCAGTGTCGGCGAGTGGGCCGCTGACGGCCTGCTCGCCGTCTTCTTTTTCCTGGTCGGACTGGAGCTCAAGCGCGAGTTCGTGGCCGGGGACCTGCGCCAGCTCAGCAAGGCGATCGTGCCCGTGGCCGCGGCGGCGGGCGGCGTCGTCGTTCCAGCGGTGATCTATGCCGTGATCAACGCGGTCTCCGGATCCGACGGGCTGCGCGGCTGGGCGATTCCCACCGCCACCGACATCGCCTTTGCCCTGGCCGTGCTGGCCGTCATCAGCTCGCATCTGCCCTCGGCGCTGCGGATTTTCCTGCTGACCCTGGCCGTGGTGGATGACCTGCTGGCCATCACCATCATCGCGTTCTTCTACACCGATGACCTTCACCTGCTGTATCTGGGCATCATGCTGGTGCCGCTGGCCCTGTTCCTGTATCTGGCGCAGTCCAAGCGCCGGATCTTTGCCACCCATCCCGCGGCCGCCTGGCTGATCCTGCTGCCGGTCGGGGTGGTGGTGTGGGCGCTTATGCATGCCTCGGGGGTGCATGCGACCGTTGCCGGCGTGCTGCTGGGCTTCTGCATTCCGGTGCTGCGCCGCGGCCCCGACGGCAAACCCGTGCAGCCGGAACCGGGCAAGCCGGGCCTGGCCGAGATCTTCGAGCACCGGTTCCGGCCAATCTCCGCCGGCTTCGCCGTTCCGGTGTTTGCATTCTTCTCCGCCGGTGTCGCCATCGGCGGGATCAGCGGTCTGGGCTCCGCGCTGACCGATCCGGTGGCGCTCGGCATCCTAGCCGGGCTGGTGGCCGGCAAGCCGCTGGGCATTCTGGCCACCACCTGGATCCTCACCGCCGCCACCCGGGCCAGGCTTGATGCCACGGTCAAATGGATCGACCTGTTCGGCATCGGCATTCTGGCCGGCATCGGCTTCACCGTCTCGCTGCTGGTCAATGACCTCAGCTTCGATCCGGGCACCGAGCACAATGACCACGCCAAGGTGGCAATCCTGGCGGCGTCGGTGACCGCCGCGCTGCTGGCCTCCATCCTGCTGCGGATCCGCAACCGGATTTACCGCCGCATCGAGGAGGAGGAAACCCGGGATGAGGACGCCGACGGGATTCCGGATGTTTATGAGGACGACGACGGCGGGCGGTAG
- the mfd gene encoding transcription-repair coupling factor, which translates to MSLNGLRAALAEDPSYARVRTLASRTPERRSEDLQIGAPQGMRAALLAEMVDGLAAAADDAGTTNEATAPPVVLAITATGREAEDLAAALRSYLPLAGIEEFPSWETLPHERLSPRSDTVGRRLSVLRRLAHPEGHPISVIVAPVRAVVQPLVAGLGDLQPVSLKVGEERQFDAVVKQLSEAAYARVDMVSHRGEFAVRGGILDVFPPTEDHPIRIDFFGDEVDSMRWFAVADQRTLTGPHITHPTELYAPPCREILITPSVMSRAAKLQSQMPAAADMLEKIAGGIAVEGMESLAPVLVDEMVPLMGELPAGSLSVVVEPEKVRARAHDLAATNEEFLAAAWATASDGGAAPLDLSAGISADLEAASFRSLADTRSAALANSVGWWSITSFNPDDETVLDIDTLTINAREPRGYQGDVAEMMEFIGSRVRDAWRVVVVTEGPGPASRLAELFRDNDIPASLTESLDTEPVPGIISITTASAGRGYVFDGLKTGLLTEADLLGRASAYSTRDMRKMPSKRRNAVDPLQLHEGDFVVHEQHGVGKFVELIQRATGAGQNKTVREYLVLEYAPAKRGGPGDRLFVPTDQLDQITRYVGGETPVLSKMGGSDWAKTKSRARKAVKEIAGELIRLYSARMASKGHAFAKDTPWQRELEEAFPYVETPDQLTTINEVKADMEKEVPMDRLVSGDVGYGKTEIAVRAAFKAVQDGKQVAILVPTTLLAQQHMETFGERFSGFPVRVESLSRFQTAKQAKETIEGVRSGSVDVVIGTHRLLSQEVQFKDLGLVIVDEEQRFGVEHKEALKKMRTNVDVLAMSATPIPRTLEMSLTGIRETSTLATPPEERHPVLTYVGPYTDRQASAAIRRELMREGQVFFVHNRVSSIDRTAAHLQELVPEARIAVAHGQMSESRLEQIIVDFWEKRFDVLVCTTIIETGLDISNANTLIVDRADHFGLSQLHQLRGRVGRGRERAYAYFLYPSEKPLGEVALERLKAVATHNELGAGMQLAMKDLEIRGAGNLLGGEQSGHIAGVGFDLYIRLVGEAVADYRGEAEEKAAEMKIELPVNAHLPHDYVPGERLRLEAYRKLASAVTYEAIDEVLAELVDRYGEPPQAVKNLIEVARFRVNAREAGLTDVALQGNFIKFAPADLPESRTMRLQRMYPGAQVKPALNAVLVPKPKTARIGGRDLVDAEILAWAQQVVDAVFKE; encoded by the coding sequence ATGAGTCTGAACGGACTGCGCGCCGCACTGGCCGAAGACCCGTCCTACGCACGGGTGCGAACCCTCGCATCACGCACGCCCGAGCGGCGCAGCGAGGATCTGCAGATCGGCGCACCGCAGGGCATGCGGGCGGCATTGCTGGCGGAGATGGTTGATGGTCTCGCGGCTGCGGCCGACGACGCCGGAACCACCAACGAGGCCACCGCACCTCCCGTGGTGCTGGCCATTACCGCGACGGGCCGCGAGGCCGAGGATCTTGCCGCTGCCCTGCGCTCCTACCTGCCGCTGGCCGGCATCGAGGAGTTCCCCTCCTGGGAAACCCTGCCGCATGAACGCCTTTCCCCGCGCTCGGACACCGTGGGCCGCCGCCTGTCGGTGCTGCGCCGCCTCGCCCACCCCGAGGGTCACCCGATCTCCGTGATCGTGGCCCCGGTGCGCGCCGTCGTGCAGCCGTTGGTGGCTGGGCTCGGTGACCTGCAGCCGGTTTCCCTGAAGGTGGGGGAGGAGCGCCAGTTCGACGCCGTCGTCAAGCAGCTCTCGGAAGCCGCCTACGCGCGGGTGGACATGGTCTCGCACCGCGGCGAGTTCGCCGTGCGCGGCGGCATTCTCGATGTTTTCCCGCCCACCGAGGACCATCCGATCCGCATCGACTTCTTCGGTGACGAGGTGGATTCGATGCGCTGGTTCGCCGTCGCGGACCAGCGGACCCTGACCGGACCGCACATCACGCATCCCACCGAACTGTATGCGCCGCCCTGCCGGGAAATCCTCATCACCCCCTCGGTCATGAGCCGCGCCGCGAAGCTGCAGAGCCAGATGCCCGCCGCCGCGGACATGCTGGAGAAGATCGCCGGCGGCATTGCCGTTGAGGGCATGGAATCCCTGGCCCCGGTGCTGGTGGATGAAATGGTGCCGCTGATGGGCGAGCTGCCCGCCGGATCGCTCTCCGTGGTGGTTGAACCCGAGAAGGTCCGGGCCCGCGCGCATGACCTGGCCGCCACCAATGAGGAGTTCCTCGCCGCAGCCTGGGCCACAGCGTCCGACGGCGGTGCGGCACCGCTGGATTTGTCCGCCGGCATCAGTGCGGACCTGGAAGCGGCGAGCTTCCGGTCCCTGGCCGACACCCGCTCCGCGGCGCTCGCGAACTCGGTGGGCTGGTGGTCCATCACCTCCTTCAACCCGGACGACGAGACCGTCCTGGACATCGACACCCTGACCATCAACGCCCGCGAACCGCGCGGCTACCAGGGCGACGTCGCGGAAATGATGGAGTTCATCGGATCCCGCGTCCGCGACGCCTGGCGCGTCGTCGTCGTCACCGAAGGTCCCGGCCCGGCCTCCCGCCTGGCCGAGCTGTTCCGCGACAACGACATTCCGGCGTCGCTCACCGAATCTCTGGATACCGAACCGGTGCCGGGCATCATCTCGATCACCACCGCCAGCGCCGGCCGCGGCTACGTTTTTGACGGGCTCAAGACGGGCCTGCTGACCGAGGCGGACTTGCTGGGCCGGGCCAGCGCCTACTCAACCCGCGACATGCGCAAGATGCCCTCGAAGCGGCGCAACGCCGTCGACCCGCTGCAGCTGCACGAAGGTGACTTTGTGGTGCACGAGCAGCACGGTGTGGGCAAGTTTGTGGAGCTGATCCAGCGGGCCACCGGCGCCGGGCAAAACAAGACCGTGCGTGAATACCTGGTGCTCGAATACGCACCGGCCAAGCGCGGCGGCCCCGGCGACCGGCTCTTTGTGCCGACCGACCAGCTGGACCAGATCACCCGCTACGTGGGCGGGGAAACGCCGGTGCTGTCCAAGATGGGCGGCTCGGACTGGGCGAAGACCAAGTCCCGGGCCCGGAAGGCCGTCAAGGAAATTGCCGGCGAGCTGATCCGGCTGTACTCGGCCCGGATGGCGTCCAAGGGCCATGCCTTTGCGAAGGACACCCCCTGGCAGCGCGAGCTGGAGGAAGCCTTCCCCTACGTGGAAACCCCCGACCAGCTGACCACCATCAACGAGGTCAAGGCCGACATGGAGAAGGAAGTTCCCATGGACCGGCTGGTCTCCGGCGACGTGGGGTACGGCAAAACCGAAATTGCGGTGCGCGCCGCGTTCAAGGCGGTGCAGGACGGCAAGCAGGTGGCCATCCTGGTGCCCACCACGCTGCTGGCCCAGCAGCACATGGAAACCTTCGGCGAGCGTTTCTCCGGCTTCCCCGTGCGGGTGGAGTCACTGTCCCGCTTCCAGACCGCCAAGCAGGCCAAGGAAACCATCGAGGGCGTCAGGAGCGGATCGGTGGACGTGGTCATCGGCACGCACCGGCTGCTGTCGCAGGAGGTCCAGTTCAAGGACCTGGGCCTGGTGATCGTGGACGAGGAGCAGCGCTTCGGCGTCGAGCACAAGGAAGCGCTGAAGAAGATGCGCACCAACGTGGACGTCCTGGCCATGAGTGCGACGCCGATTCCCCGCACCCTGGAAATGTCCCTGACCGGCATCCGCGAAACCTCCACGCTGGCGACGCCGCCGGAGGAACGGCATCCGGTGCTGACCTATGTGGGTCCATACACGGACCGGCAGGCTTCGGCTGCAATCCGCCGCGAACTGATGCGTGAAGGGCAGGTGTTCTTCGTGCACAACCGGGTGTCCTCGATCGACCGCACTGCCGCGCACCTGCAGGAGCTCGTCCCGGAAGCGCGCATCGCCGTCGCACACGGGCAGATGAGTGAATCCCGGCTTGAGCAGATCATTGTCGACTTCTGGGAAAAGCGCTTCGACGTGCTGGTGTGCACCACCATCATTGAAACCGGACTGGATATTTCCAACGCCAACACCCTGATTGTGGACCGCGCGGACCACTTTGGCCTCTCCCAGCTGCACCAGCTGCGCGGACGCGTGGGCCGCGGCCGGGAGCGCGCCTACGCGTACTTCCTGTATCCGTCGGAGAAGCCGCTGGGCGAGGTGGCGCTGGAACGGCTCAAGGCCGTGGCCACGCACAACGAACTCGGCGCCGGCATGCAGCTGGCCATGAAGGACCTGGAAATCCGCGGCGCGGGCAACCTGCTCGGCGGGGAGCAGTCCGGACACATAGCCGGCGTCGGCTTTGATCTGTACATCCGGCTGGTCGGCGAGGCGGTGGCTGATTACCGCGGCGAGGCCGAGGAGAAGGCCGCCGAGATGAAGATCGAGCTGCCGGTCAACGCGCACCTGCCGCATGACTACGTGCCGGGGGAGCGGCTGCGGCTGGAGGCGTACCGCAAGCTGGCCTCCGCGGTCACCTACGAGGCGATCGACGAGGTGCTCGCGGAGCTGGTGGACCGCTACGGCGAGCCGCCGCAGGCCGTGAAGAACCTGATTGAGGTGGCCCGGTTCCGGGTCAACGCCCGCGAAGCCGGTCTGACCGACGTCGCCCTGCAGGGGAATTTCATCAAGTTCGCCCCGGCGGACCTGCCCGAATCGCGCACCATGCGGCTGCAGCGGATGTACCCCGGCGCCCAGGTCAAGCCGGCGCTGAACGCGGTGCTGGTGCCCAAGCCCAAGACCGCCCGGATTGGCGGGCGGGACCTGGTCGACGCCGAAATCCTGGCCTGGGCGCAGCAGGTTGTGGACGCGGTTTTCAAGGAATAG